In Methanosphaera sp. ISO3-F5, a genomic segment contains:
- a CDS encoding thermonuclease family protein produces the protein MEIKRITNKKVHLVLFMLLCIVSLSVSSAYYTGTGFTHSKADNYYDSYSTQDILGKYENTYLTSEERAVCTKVVDGDTIYLSNGKKVRLVGVNTPEKGVAGCQASKRFVEKLCLNKEVGINADDRKYTDKYGRTLAVVIVDGKNLNEMLLKEGLAEVMFIPPSEFSPYKWAEGAPAADHVTTTDTSTSVESSSSTNNLASSSSDGYVGNINSQKFHKPDCKGVSKMSDKNKVYFSSRQDAIDNGYQACHICNP, from the coding sequence ATGGAAATTAAAAGAATAACAAATAAGAAAGTACACCTGGTACTATTCATGCTACTGTGTATCGTATCATTATCAGTATCCTCTGCATACTATACTGGAACAGGTTTCACACACAGTAAGGCAGATAATTATTATGACTCATATTCTACACAGGACATACTGGGAAAATATGAGAACACCTATTTAACCAGTGAAGAACGTGCCGTCTGTACAAAAGTAGTGGATGGAGATACAATCTACTTATCCAATGGAAAAAAAGTTCGACTAGTGGGAGTAAACACTCCAGAAAAAGGAGTGGCAGGATGTCAAGCTTCCAAAAGATTTGTTGAAAAATTATGTTTAAACAAAGAAGTTGGAATAAATGCTGATGACCGAAAATACACAGATAAGTATGGTAGAACACTAGCCGTGGTAATAGTTGATGGAAAGAATTTGAATGAAATGCTTCTAAAGGAGGGCCTGGCAGAGGTAATGTTCATACCACCAAGTGAATTCTCACCATACAAGTGGGCTGAGGGTGCACCAGCAGCTGATCATGTGACAACAACAGATACCAGTACTAGTGTAGAGTCTTCCAGTTCCACTAATAACCTGGCCAGCAGCAGTTCTGATGGTTATGTGGGAAATATAAATTCACAAAAGTTTCATAAGCCGGACTGTAAAGGAGTAAGTAAGATGAGTGATAAGAACAAGGTTTACTTCTCCAGCAGACAGGATGCAATTGATAATGGGTATCAGGCCTGTCATATATGCAACCCCTAA